The stretch of DNA AGGCGCGGCCCGGCGAACGCGTGGTGCTGAAAGGTAATTTTCTGCTGAACGCCCGTATTTTGTTTACTGGCACTGCCGTTGCCGCTGCCGATGGAGGTCGCACGGAAGACAATGAACGGTGGGTGCTGGTGCCTGCCGATGCGCAAAGTGGTGTTATTCGGCTAACCAACGAAGTGGGCGATGCCGTCACAACAGATGCGTTTACGGTACTCCGGCTGGCTGTAATTGCGGGGTTCGCTCCTCAAAGCGCGGTTGTTGGCGCCGACGTTACCATTACGGGCCAACACATGAGTTCGGTGAAAGAAGTGCGTTTTAACGGTGGAGCGTCTCTCCCGGCTCCGTTCCGGCTTTCGGGCAACGCGTTGATTGTCACCGTTCCTGGTTCGGCCACCACTGGTCAAATCTGCCTCACCACCGACGCAGGCGTGTCGTGTACAACAGGAAATTTTACAGTGGTCAGGTAGAGACGCAAGATGTTGCGTCTCTGGCACCGGATGGCGTTTGCTGACGCATGCAAAGGCTGACGCATAAGGAGACGCAACATCTTGTCGCTCCGGCGCACCGGTCTCTACAGGTTCATCAACTGTCGTACCAGCACTTCGTTGATTCTGACGTAACTTTCGTGTGTCCAGCCTGCGATATGGGGCGTCAGCACTACCCGATCCGACTGCCGGAGGTAATCGAAGGCGGTTTGTTGTTCAGGGCTGAGCTTTGCTAACTTCTCGTTTTCGAGTACGTCTAAACCAACTCCGCGTAGTTTACTGCTTTTCAGGCCGCGCACAATGGCCGACAACGAGGCTATTTCGCCCCGCGATGCGTTGAGGAGATAAAACGGTTTTGCCATTTGTGCAATGAATGCATCGCTGATGAGCATCCGGGTTTCGTCGGTCAGCGGAATGTGCAGACTCAGTACATCGGCTTCGGCCATAAGCTCTTCCATAGTGGCTTCCTGCGCGTAGGCATCGCCGTAATCGGTGCGGTATTTGTCGTGCGCCAGTACGCGGCATCCAAAGCCGCTGAGCCGCCGGGCCGTGGCACTTCCGTTGTTGCCATACCCAATCAAACCTACGGTCAGACTACCAAGTTCGTAGCCCCGGTTGCCTTCACGGTCCCAGATGCCCTGCCGTACCTCGCGGTCAGCTTTCAGGATGTTTGCCAGCAGCACCAGCAGCATGCCTACAACCTGTTCGGCCACGGCGTCGCGGTTGCCCTCGCCCGCATGAAAAACCCGAATACCGCGCCGGTTGGCAGCGTCGAGGTCGATCAGGTCAAGCCCGGCTCCAGCACGACCTATAAATTTCAGATGTGGGGCGTGGCTGAGTAGCTGCTCGTCAACGTTAGTTTTGCTTCGGATAATGAGTCCGGTAAAGTCTGGAAGGCGGTTGAGTAAGTCGGTTCGGGTAATGGCAGGCTGGTAATCAAACGAGTAGCCGGCATTGGTCAGCATCGCAAACAGCGACGGGTGCATTTCATCGGCAACGAGAATGGTGGGTGAAGTGGGAGACATCCGTATGGTTTTCGTAACTTGCGCGTTATTAACCTCACCCCCGACCCCTCTCCTGAAATCAGGAGAGGGGAGAAAACCATCTGGGACTGCTCCGCCCTCCTGCTTTCAGAAGAGGGGAGAAAACCATCTGAGATTGCTCCCCCCTCTCCTGATTGCAGGAGAGGGGTCGGGGGTGAGGTTAATGGCGAAACTAACGAAAGTAGATGGAACAACGCCAATCCGATAATGTAAACGATACCCGCCCCGAACCGTCGGACAGCGAGCCGGTTGTTAATCAGCCAGTTAGTGAAGGCCCGGTCAGTAGCGGAAAAGCGGCACCCGAACAACGAAACAACCCACAGCATCGGCGTGACCGCGACAATCGGGAGAACCGTAACAATGGTACTAACCGCTCCAACGGCGGTCAGCCGCGCGAAGACCGGCCAAACGACCGGCGTGGCGAACCCAAAAACGGCGACGAATCCCGCCGACCCAGCCGGGAAGATCGCCCGAATCGCGATGAGCGCGAAAACCGGCAGCGCGACGACGACGGTAGCCCGCGCGGGAGCAATCGCAGCGAGGCACCGAGTCAGGAGAACACCGGGCGCGAAGATCGGTTGGTGATCGGCATTTCGCTGGGCGACTATAATGGCATTGGCCCTGAAGTCATCCTCAAAGCTCTGCAATACAACCGATTACAGAAAATTTGTACGCCCGTTATTTATGGCTCGATGCGGATTCTGAATCGATACCGCAACCTGCTGGAAATGAAAGACTGGAACCTGAATGGGGCACAAACGATTGGTCAGATCAGCCATAAACTGACCAACGTTATCACCTGCTTCCCCGATCAAAATCAGGATATTCAGCCGGGGCAGGTAACGCCCGAAGCCGGGCAGGCCGCGCTGGCCTGTTTGCAACGTGCCGTCGACGACCTGAAAGACAACAAGTTAGATGCACTCGTCACGGCTCCAATCAATAAATACAACATTCAGTCAGACGAGTTTAAGTTTCCGGGACATACTGAATTTCTGGCCGAACAATTTGGCGTACAGGACAATCTGATGTTCATGGTCAGCGAACGCCTGCGCGTGGGCGTTGTAACGGGACATATTCCGCTGGGTCGCGTTCGGCAGAACGTCACGCGCGAACGCATCTCGCAGAAGCTGACACTTATGATACGGTCGCTGAAGCAGGATTTTGGCATCGACAAACCCAAAATTGCCGTGCTGGGTTTGAACCCTCACGCGGGTGAAGAAGGGTTATTGGGCAACGAAGAGAACGACGTTATCAAGCCGCTGCTGGCCGAATGGCGCAACAAAGGGCATTTGGTATTTGGCCCCTACCCCGCCGATGGCTTCTTCGGTACGCGCAGCTACGCTAAGTTCGATGCCGTGCTGGCGATGTACCACGATCAGGGGTTGATTCCGTTTAAAGCCATTGCCTTTGAAGAAGGCGTTAATTTCACTGGCGGGATGTCTATAATACGTACCTCGCCCGACCACGGCACCGCCTACGACATTGCCGGGAAAAACCTCGCCGACGAAACGTCTATGCTGCAAGCCATTTACACGGCTATCGACATTGCCCGCAAACGAAAAGAATTTTTAGAAACCGAAGCCAACGCACTGAAATGAGTTGTAGAGTTGTAGGGTTATAGGGTTACAAAGTTGTCGGATGGCAGCGGAGTTAACTCTACAACTCTACAACTCTACAACTCTATAACTCTACAACTCTATAACCTATGCTTAAATCCATGACCGGTTTCGGTAACGCGACAATAGAGACCGAGAGTTTATCGGTAACTGCCGAAGTCAAGACCCTGAATTCTAAGTTCTTAGATATTTATTGTCGATTACCCCGGCAATTTGCCGATAAAGAAATTGAGTTGCGGTCGTTGTTGACGCAGCAGCTTGAGCGCGGTAAAGTCGAAGTGTCGGTCAATGTTTCGCGCACGAATGCCGTGCGGCCCGGTGTGGTTATCAACCGCCCACTGGTGGCAGCCTACGTCAGCGACCTGAAAGAGACAGCCAACAGTATGCTGATGAGCATTCCCGACACCGACGTGCTGCAACTGGCTCTGCAACAACCCAATGCTTACCTAACCGACACACCCGAAACCACCGCCGATACCAACGAATACGCTACAGTACGGGCGGCAGTTGAAGAGGCTATTCGCCGGTGCGACGATTTTCGGCGGCAGGACGGAGCCGTACTCGAGCATAAGTTTCAGGAGTATATTCAGATTATCAGCGACCGGCTCGATGCCATTGAAGAACACGACGTCCGGCGCATTCCTGCCGTGCGCGACCGACTACGAAACTCGGTTCGCGAATTGCTCGAAAGCGAATCCTTCGACCAAAATCGCTTCGAGCAGGAACTGGTCTATTACGTCGAAAAATTTGACATTTCGGAAGAGAAAGTCCGGTTGAAAAACCACCTCGGTTACTTTCTGGAAGTGCTGTCGACCGAAGAGGCCAATGGTAAAAAACTGAATTTTATTTCCCAGGAAATTGGCCGCGAAATCAACACCATCGGCTCGAAAGCCAACGACGCAACCATTCAGCGGTTTGTGGTGCAGATGAAAGATGAACTGGAGAAGATTAAAGAACAGACCATGAACGTGATATAGCAGCACATTTGCGTACGTTAAAAACAGCCAAAATCTGAAAATGATGAAAAAATCGGTTCAATTGGCAGCCTTGTTATTCGTTCTGATCGCCTACGAAACATCAGCCCAAACGACCGATGCGCTAAGGCAGAAACTACAACAAATCATTTCGACCAAAAACGCCGTTGTTGGGGTTTCAATCATTGCCAATAATGGTAAAGATACCCTTTCACTACACGGGAACAGGCATTGCCCAACGCAAAGTGTGTTTAAGTTTCATGCTGCGTTAGCCGTATTAGACCAAATTGACAAAGGAAAATTCTCGTTGGACCAGAAAGTAGCGGTACAGAAAAAAGACTTATTACCCGGATTCTGGAGTCCTCTACGGGAAGAAAACCCTGACGGAGGAAGTTTCGCCATATCGAAACTGATCCAATACGCTGTTTCTCAAAGCGACAACGTTGCCTGTGATGCTCTGTTGCGGCTACTGGGAGGGCCACAAGTCGTTGAAGGATACATCAGAGAAAACGGCATTAAGGATATATCCCTCAAATTCAACGAAGAAGATATGCAGGCGCAGTGGGATAACATGTTCCAGAATTGGACCACGCCCATAGCGGCAAGCGAGACGCTGAGAAAATTCTATGACACAGGTAATCAACTACTTTCTCCAAAAAGCTATGCCTTTATCTGGCGAATAATGAAAGAAACAACAACCGGGGAAGGCAGACTAAAAGGGCTATTACCTAAAGGAACGATTGTTGCGCACAAGACAGGTTCTTCGGGAACTAATAAAGAAGGTCTGACACCTGCCACCAATGATATAGGCATTGTGTTCCTGCCAAATGGGAATTATTTTATCATTAGCGTCTTTGTGGCTAACTCTACAGAAAATGACCAGACGAATGAACGAATAATCGCCGAGATAGCCAAGGCAACCTGGGACCACTACGCTACGGCGAAAAAATAAACCTGTCCGACAATGACGAATTTTATTGAGCCACATAAAAAAGAATGGAAAACTGAATTCGACAACCTGAGACGAGTTTTACTAAAAATACTTGACGGCTATGATGTAGACATTCAGCACGTAGGAAGTACGGCTATTTCAGGACTTCACGCCAAACCGATTTTAGATATTGACATCATAATTGAGAACAAACACCGTCTGGGCGAAATAGCTATTGAACTCGAAAAGGTTGGATACCAAAACAGGGGCGAGCAGGGTATTTCAGGTCGTTTTGCCTTCAGACAAACTTCTACCTTGACGCCTAAAACTGACCATGCTAAGAAATGGCAAAAACACCACCTCTACGTGTGTTTTGCTGACAGTTTAGCCTTGAAAAATCATCTTTTATTTCGTGACGCATTGTTGCTCGACGAAAAACTTGTCGAGCAATACTCGCTGCTGAAAATCAGGCTGACAAAAGAAAATGGAATGACCAGAGACAAGTACACCGAGCGAAAGACAGATTTTATTGTTTCTGTTCTGGAAAGTCTCGGATTGGACAAAAAGGAACTCCATAAAATCACAAGTGAAAACTGTACCGATAGGCTATGACCCGATTCTTTTTTCAGGTGGCAGTGAAGTTCTGACCGCTTATCCCATTCAGGTTTATTAAAAAAAGATCAGTCAGTAGTATTGCAGGAAATACGACTGACCATGGCGAACGAGCTATTTGATTTTATTGCCCGGTACATGCCTCTGACCGAGGGTGAAAAGCAGGTCATTTAAGCGGGTGCAGCAGAACGCTAAAGCATTGGTGTAGAAGCTGCTTCTTTCTTGGCGAAAGTCAACGAGTTGAGCCGTCGACTACACGTAGATTTGCATCGATCATGAAATCTGTTATTTACAAAGCCTACGGACCTCCATCGGTATTGCACCTCGCCGAGGTGGAGAAGCCCCAACCCAAGTCCAACGAGGTGCTTGTACAGGTCTATGCCTCAACCGTTACGTCGGGGGCAGTCTGGGTCCGGCAGGGGCGTTTCCCCGGTTCTTCGTTTTTTACGCTCGCGCTTCGGCTGATGTTCGGCATTACCAAACCCCGTCGGCCCATTCTGGGCTTCGAGTTTTCGGGCATAGTAGAAGCGGTGGGACCGAACGTAACGCGCTTCCGTGCCGGCGATGCGGTGTACGGCACTACCACTGGCCTGCCCAATGGGGCGTATGCCGAGTACGTATGCGTGCCCGAACGCTGGTCGCAGGGGGTTATTGCGAAAAAACCAGCCCAACTGACGTTCGAGGAGGCTGCTGCGCTGCCCGTAGGTGGCATGACGGCCCTGCAACTGCTTGGCAAAACGCAATTACGGGCCGGGCAAAACATTCTGATCTACGGAGCTTCGGGCAGTGTCGGCACTTACGCCGTTCAGTTGGCGAAGCATGTTGGCGCAACCGTTACGGGCGTATGCAGCACCGCCAACGTATCGTTCGTACAATCGCTGGGAGCCGATACAGTTATCGACTATACTTGCACCGATATCACGCAGTATGGAGGTCAGTTCGACGTAGTGTTCGATGCCGTTGGCAAGCTCCCTGCCGCTACGCTTAAAACTCTATTGACCAACAACGGACGATACATATCGGTACGCTCCATGACCAACGAACGAACCGAACACCTCGATGCTCTCCATCAGATGATCGAAGCCGGGAAGCTAAGACCAGCCATCGACCGCACTTACCCACTCGAACAGATCGTCGATGCACACGAATACGTAGATACAGGCCGCAAGCGGGGCAACGTAGTGATATGTATTTGAGTCAGATACGAGTAGCTTCGCTTCCACCTAACATTGTTGGCATGAAAACGCTCGATAATTTCTACGCAAGTCTGCCCGACGCTACACAAAGCTGTTTGCTCGCTCTGCGCGATCTGATTCTGGCCCAAAGCGAACGCCTGACCCCGGCCTGGAAATGGAATACGCCTTTCTTCGATTATAAAGGCCGGTACCTGTTCTATCTTTCGGCCAGGCACAAGAAACTCGACTGCCCATACATCGGCGTTGTGAATGGTAATGAGTTCGACCACCCCGCCCTGACTCTGGGGAACCGAGCACAGATAAAAATCATGTTTATCAATCCTGAAGAAGACCTGCCCGTTGAGCAAATCACAGAGGTACTTCAACTGGCTATGGCACAACGTGATCAGCCCAACAGCCGAACGTAATTGTGCTGACCATTACAACCCTTTCAGCTTATAAGAAGTCTTTTACGTATTATTAACGCAACAAATACGCTACGTACATGAAGACGCTGCTAATCTCTGCCCTGCTCGTGTCTCTGTTTGGCTGCTCGCAGGAATCTGTCGAGAGTGATTGTGTAGAGAAAATAAACCCCGATATTGCCTGCACCATGCAGTATGATCCTGTGTGCGGGTGCAATGGAAAAACCTACGGAAACGCCTGTATAGCTGGTGCATCGGGCATACGTGTTGTAGCCAATGGCGATTGCAAAGCCAACTAACGCCCGACGCCTGCACTACTACGCCGGACTAACCATCGCGGTGTTTGTGGTGATGCACTTGATCAATCATCTCAGCAGCCTCTACGGGCCCGAGCGGCACATCGCCCTGATGCAAACGCTACGTAGCGTGTACCGCCATCCGGTGGCCGAAACGCTGCTACTGGGGGCCGTGCTGGTGCAGATTGGTTCGGGACTGCGGCTGTTTCGGGACACGCGCCACACGGCCACTACGTTCTTTGGGCGGATGCACCGCTGGACGGGGCTGTATCTGGCCATCTTCTTCGTCATTCATCTCAGCGCGGTGCTGGGTGGCCGCTGCGTACTGCACCTCGACACCAACTTTTACTTTGGCGTGGCTGGCCTGAATAGCTTTCCGTTCAACCTGTTTTTTGTACCCTACTACGGCCTCGCCATCCTGTCGTTTTTTGGGCACGTAGCGGCCATTCACCACAAAAAAATGAGCCGTACCGTAGCGGGTTTGTCGCCCACGGTTCAGGCCCGCGCCATCTTGTTGCTGGGCGCGGTCGTAACCCTGCTTATCGTCTACGGATTGACCAACGGCTTTCGGGGCGTAACGATCCCGGCGGAGTATGGAGTGCTGATTGGGAAGCCCATCGCGGAGTGAAAAGGCTATGCTATATGGACTGAAGCAAACGACCAGTGCTGTTTGCCAGCTATCAAGATAGCTAACCTTTCAACAAACAATAGCCGTATAAAAT from Spirosoma montaniterrae encodes:
- a CDS encoding NAD(P)-dependent oxidoreductase; this encodes MSPTSPTILVADEMHPSLFAMLTNAGYSFDYQPAITRTDLLNRLPDFTGLIIRSKTNVDEQLLSHAPHLKFIGRAGAGLDLIDLDAANRRGIRVFHAGEGNRDAVAEQVVGMLLVLLANILKADREVRQGIWDREGNRGYELGSLTVGLIGYGNNGSATARRLSGFGCRVLAHDKYRTDYGDAYAQEATMEELMAEADVLSLHIPLTDETRMLISDAFIAQMAKPFYLLNASRGEIASLSAIVRGLKSSKLRGVGLDVLENEKLAKLSPEQQTAFDYLRQSDRVVLTPHIAGWTHESYVRINEVLVRQLMNL
- the pdxA gene encoding 4-hydroxythreonine-4-phosphate dehydrogenase PdxA; translated protein: MEQRQSDNVNDTRPEPSDSEPVVNQPVSEGPVSSGKAAPEQRNNPQHRRDRDNRENRNNGTNRSNGGQPREDRPNDRRGEPKNGDESRRPSREDRPNRDERENRQRDDDGSPRGSNRSEAPSQENTGREDRLVIGISLGDYNGIGPEVILKALQYNRLQKICTPVIYGSMRILNRYRNLLEMKDWNLNGAQTIGQISHKLTNVITCFPDQNQDIQPGQVTPEAGQAALACLQRAVDDLKDNKLDALVTAPINKYNIQSDEFKFPGHTEFLAEQFGVQDNLMFMVSERLRVGVVTGHIPLGRVRQNVTRERISQKLTLMIRSLKQDFGIDKPKIAVLGLNPHAGEEGLLGNEENDVIKPLLAEWRNKGHLVFGPYPADGFFGTRSYAKFDAVLAMYHDQGLIPFKAIAFEEGVNFTGGMSIIRTSPDHGTAYDIAGKNLADETSMLQAIYTAIDIARKRKEFLETEANALK
- a CDS encoding YicC/YloC family endoribonuclease; its protein translation is MLKSMTGFGNATIETESLSVTAEVKTLNSKFLDIYCRLPRQFADKEIELRSLLTQQLERGKVEVSVNVSRTNAVRPGVVINRPLVAAYVSDLKETANSMLMSIPDTDVLQLALQQPNAYLTDTPETTADTNEYATVRAAVEEAIRRCDDFRRQDGAVLEHKFQEYIQIISDRLDAIEEHDVRRIPAVRDRLRNSVRELLESESFDQNRFEQELVYYVEKFDISEEKVRLKNHLGYFLEVLSTEEANGKKLNFISQEIGREINTIGSKANDATIQRFVVQMKDELEKIKEQTMNVI
- the bla gene encoding class A beta-lactamase, subclass A2, yielding MKMMKKSVQLAALLFVLIAYETSAQTTDALRQKLQQIISTKNAVVGVSIIANNGKDTLSLHGNRHCPTQSVFKFHAALAVLDQIDKGKFSLDQKVAVQKKDLLPGFWSPLREENPDGGSFAISKLIQYAVSQSDNVACDALLRLLGGPQVVEGYIRENGIKDISLKFNEEDMQAQWDNMFQNWTTPIAASETLRKFYDTGNQLLSPKSYAFIWRIMKETTTGEGRLKGLLPKGTIVAHKTGSSGTNKEGLTPATNDIGIVFLPNGNYFIISVFVANSTENDQTNERIIAEIAKATWDHYATAKK
- a CDS encoding GrpB family protein, which encodes MTNFIEPHKKEWKTEFDNLRRVLLKILDGYDVDIQHVGSTAISGLHAKPILDIDIIIENKHRLGEIAIELEKVGYQNRGEQGISGRFAFRQTSTLTPKTDHAKKWQKHHLYVCFADSLALKNHLLFRDALLLDEKLVEQYSLLKIRLTKENGMTRDKYTERKTDFIVSVLESLGLDKKELHKITSENCTDRL
- a CDS encoding NAD(P)-dependent alcohol dehydrogenase → MKSVIYKAYGPPSVLHLAEVEKPQPKSNEVLVQVYASTVTSGAVWVRQGRFPGSSFFTLALRLMFGITKPRRPILGFEFSGIVEAVGPNVTRFRAGDAVYGTTTGLPNGAYAEYVCVPERWSQGVIAKKPAQLTFEEAAALPVGGMTALQLLGKTQLRAGQNILIYGASGSVGTYAVQLAKHVGATVTGVCSTANVSFVQSLGADTVIDYTCTDITQYGGQFDVVFDAVGKLPAATLKTLLTNNGRYISVRSMTNERTEHLDALHQMIEAGKLRPAIDRTYPLEQIVDAHEYVDTGRKRGNVVICI
- a CDS encoding DUF1801 domain-containing protein, whose amino-acid sequence is MKTLDNFYASLPDATQSCLLALRDLILAQSERLTPAWKWNTPFFDYKGRYLFYLSARHKKLDCPYIGVVNGNEFDHPALTLGNRAQIKIMFINPEEDLPVEQITEVLQLAMAQRDQPNSRT
- a CDS encoding Kazal-type serine protease inhibitor family protein codes for the protein MKTLLISALLVSLFGCSQESVESDCVEKINPDIACTMQYDPVCGCNGKTYGNACIAGASGIRVVANGDCKAN